Proteins encoded in a region of the Populus alba chromosome 13, ASM523922v2, whole genome shotgun sequence genome:
- the LOC118035457 gene encoding phosphatidylinositol-3-phosphatase SAC1 isoform X2: MAKSDNSKSKSKLPPYVDSSANFQPSNNPNSYSLEKFRLYETRQRFYLVGSDRRRKLFRVLKIDRSEPSDLNISEDLVVYSPQEINNLLQRIAEGNRATGGLNFVAKAYGIAGCIKFLESYYLILVTKRRQIGFICGHVIYGIDESQLITIPHVSVQTDLAHSKAEIRYKKLLSSVDLTKDFFFSYTYPVMQSLQKNVMSIGEDRMPYDNIFVWNAYLTRAIRSRCGNAMWTIALVHGNFKQIRLSIFGRGFSVSLVSRRSRHFAGTRYLKRGVNDMGRVANDVETEQIVLDEDAGCCKGKMSSVVQMRGSIPLFWKQEASQLSPKPDIILQKYDPTYQATKLHFEDLVKRYGNPIIVLNLIKTVEKRPREMMLRREFASAAGYLNTILPKEKQLHFIHWDFHKFAKSKSANVLAVLVAVASQALDLTGFYYSGKPNTVKRRADHLSRTSTGRDASLRHLRASSGDLASIGSNNENLNSMINRDRESDSSQLKKQDKVSAEGPSFQSGVLRTNCIDCLDRTNVAQYAYGLAAFGRQLLAMGLTDMPEVDPDSTIAAALMDMYRSMGDALAQQYGGSAAHNTVFPERQGKWKATTQSREFIKSIKRYYSNTYTDGEKQDAINLFLGYFQPQEGKSPLWELDSDYYLHVHGSAIGEVDPPFPDNCNSETNAKPVGVGITLAPIPACRGDFSRMKLTSFDKLIDRTCSAIKNVRLCKEPDHRPGGSTGNSGVAPDAVEIQLKTPNWLFGQKRYEESGSASKAVKSEIENGASCKEIDVDGYSGLNLLSSVGDNNEEDIFRRYLAMTSVDEASGCYGGTLVLGDPDESSEIYKHYTELCQGPAMEPFEHDLDKEIHYANALRMSTIEVVDDSGVEAEMEAALMDYERIGADLGILPLSCKSFATDPSWLTRWIIGEEKTAKA, from the exons ATGGCGAAATCGGATAATTCGAAATCGAAATCGAAGCTCCCTCCTTACGTCGATTCCTCCGCCAATTTCCAACCTTCCAACAACCCCAATTCGTACTCGCTCGAGAAATTTAGACTCTACGAGACTAGACAA AGATTTTATCTAGTCGGGAGTGACAGGAGGAGGAAATTGTTTCGGGTATTGAAGATTGATCGATCAGAGCCGTCTGATCTCAATATTAGTGAGGATCTAGTTGTTTATTCTCCACAAGAAATAAACAACTTGCTTCAGCGAATAGCTGAAGGGAATCGTGCCACTGGGGGCCTAAACTTTGTAGCGAAGGCTTATGGGATTGCAG gttgcaTTAAGTTTCTGGAGTCTTATTATTTGATTCTAGTAACAAAGCGTCGGCAAATAGGATTTATTTGTGGTCATGTGATCTATGGCATAGACGAGAGCCAATTGATTACCATTCCTCATGTATCAGTTCAAACTGATTTGGCTCATTCTAAAGCTGAGATAAG GTACAAAAAGCTATTATCTAGTGTAGATTTGACTAAAGATTTTTTCTTTAGCTATACATATCCCGTGATGCAAAGCTTGCAAAAGAATGTGATGTCAATTGGTGAAGATAGGATGCCATATGATAACATATTCGTGTGGAATGCATATCTAACACGAGCTATTCGGTCTAGATGTGGTAATGCTATGTGGACAATAGCATTAGTGCATGGAAATTTTAAGCAG ATCAGGTTGTCAATCTTTGGGAGAGGCTTCAGTGTTTCACTGGTTTCCAGACGCTCTCGACATTTTGCCGGTACCCG TTACTTGAAAAGAGGGGTTAATGATATGGGAAGAGTTGCAAATGACGTTGAAACTGAGCAAATTGTCCTTGATGAAGATGCTGGATGTTGCAAGGGGAAAATGAGTTCTGTTGTGCAGATGCGTGGTTCGATTCCCCTTTTCTGGAAACAAGAAGCTTCACAATTAAGTCCTAAACCTGATATAATCT TGCAAAAGTACGATCCTACCTACCAGGCAACGAAATTGCATTTTGAAGACTTGGTGAAGAGATACGGCAATCCCATAATAGTGCTTAATTTGATAAAG ACTGTTGAAAAAAGGCCTAGAGAGATGATGCTGAGGCGTGAGTTTGCCAGTGCAGCTGGGTATCTGAACACAATTCTCCCGAAAGAAAAACAACTTCATTTTATCCATTGGGACTTTCACAAGTTTGCGAAGAG CAAGTCTGCCAATGTTTTGGCTGTTTTAGTTGCTGTGGCAAGTCAAGCACTTGATTTGACTGGTTTTTACTATAGTGGTAAACCTAACACAGTTAAGAGGAGAGCCGACCACCTTAGTCGAACAAGCACCGGAAG GGATGCTTCTCTTAGACATCTAAGAGCTAGTTCAGGAGATCTTGCAAGCATTGGAAGTAATAATGAAAATCTAAATTCTATGATTAATCGGGATAGAGAGAGTGATTCTAGTCAACTGAAAAAACAAGACAAGGTTAGTGCTGAAGGACCAAGTTTTCAAAGTGGAGTTTTACGTACCAACTGCATTGACTGCTTGGATCGTACAAATGTTGCCCAGTATGCCTATGGTCTAGCGGCTTTTGGACGCCAACTTCTTGCAATGGGTCTGACAGACATGCCCGAAGTTGATCCTGATAGTACCATTGCTGCTGCTCTTATGGATATGTATCGAAGTATGGGGGATGCTCTTGCCCAGCAATATGGTGGCTCTGCTGCTCATAACACT GTGTTCCCTGAGAGGCAGGGAAAGTGGAAAGCTACAACTCAATCTAGGGAGTTTATTAAGTCTATCAAGCGATACTACAGCAATACATACACCGATGGTGAAAAGCAAGATGCAATAAATCT ATTTCTTGGTTACTTCCAACCACAGGAAGGGAAATCTCCTCTTTGGGAGTTGGATTCAGACTACTATCTTCATGTCCATGGGAGTGCGATAGGAGAAGTAGATCCCCCCTTTCCAGATAattg CAATTCAGAAACCAATGCTAAGCCTGTAGGAGTTGGAATAACTCTTGCCCCTATTCCAGCTTGCAGGGGGGACTTTTCAAGAATGAAGTTGACATCATTTGATAAATTGATTGACCGGACATGTAGTGCTATAAAGAATGTAAGACTTTGTAAAGAACCTGATCACAGACCAGGTGGCAGTACAGGAAATTCAGGTGTGGCTCCTGATGCAGT TGAAATACAGCTCAAAACCCCAAATTGGCTTTTTGGCCAGAAAAGGTATGAAGAGAGTGGAAGTGCCTCCAAGGCTGTtaaaagtgaaattgaaaatggaGCATCTTGTAAAGAGATTGATGTTGATGGTTACTCGGGATTAAATTTGCTTTCTTCTGTTGGTGATAACAATGAAGAGGATATCTTCCGAAG GTACCTTGCAATGACCTCAGTTGATGAAGCCAGCGGTTGTTATGGTGGTACCCTAGTACTAGGTGATCCAGATGAAAGCAGTGAGATATATAAACATTATACTGAATTATGCCAG GGGCCAGCTATGGAACCCTTTGAGCACGATCTGGACAAGGAGATACACTATGCCAATGCTCTACGCATGAGCACAATTGAAGTTGTAGATGATTCTGGTGTTGAAGCAGAGATGGAAGCTGCCCTGATGGATTACGAACGCATTGGTGCTGATCTTGGAATTTTGCCACTGTCATGCAAGTCCTTCGCCACAGATCCAAGTTGGTTGACAAGATGGATTATTGGGGAAGAGAAGACAGCAAAGGCCTAA
- the LOC118035456 gene encoding uncharacterized protein, with protein sequence MTKLYLFCGHNLISAPASTIHPGFRPRICNMCQEKKVRTVAVFAAKSGGFSLNSILNGCKTCGGKGAMECAGCKGTGKNKKNGNIFERWKCFDCQGFGMKSCPSCGKGGLTPEQRGER encoded by the exons ATGAccaaattatatcttttttgtgGCCATAACTTGATCAGTGCTCCCGCATCAACAATCCATCCCGGGTTTCGTCCCAGAATATGTAACATGTGTCAAGAGAAAAAAGTGAGAACAGTTGCAGTCTTTGCTGCAAAATCTGGTGGATTTTCACTCAACTCG ATTCTGAACGGATGTAAAACTTGTGGAGGCAAAGGTGCAATGGAGTGCGCAGGCTGCAAG ggaacgggtaaaaataaaaagaatggaaaTATCTTCGAGCGTTGGAA ATGTTTTGATTGCCAAGGATTTGGCATGAAGAGCTGTCCAAGTTGTGGGAAAGGAGGGCTGACACCAgaacaaagaggggagagataA
- the LOC118035457 gene encoding phosphatidylinositol-3-phosphatase SAC1 isoform X1 has product MAKSDNSKSKSKLPPYVDSSANFQPSNNPNSYSLEKFRLYETRQRFYLVGSDRRRKLFRVLKIDRSEPSDLNISEDLVVYSPQEINNLLQRIAEGNRATGGLNFVAKAYGIAGCIKFLESYYLILVTKRRQIGFICGHVIYGIDESQLITIPHVSVQTDLAHSKAEISFSCPTSPERYKKLLSSVDLTKDFFFSYTYPVMQSLQKNVMSIGEDRMPYDNIFVWNAYLTRAIRSRCGNAMWTIALVHGNFKQIRLSIFGRGFSVSLVSRRSRHFAGTRYLKRGVNDMGRVANDVETEQIVLDEDAGCCKGKMSSVVQMRGSIPLFWKQEASQLSPKPDIILQKYDPTYQATKLHFEDLVKRYGNPIIVLNLIKTVEKRPREMMLRREFASAAGYLNTILPKEKQLHFIHWDFHKFAKSKSANVLAVLVAVASQALDLTGFYYSGKPNTVKRRADHLSRTSTGRDASLRHLRASSGDLASIGSNNENLNSMINRDRESDSSQLKKQDKVSAEGPSFQSGVLRTNCIDCLDRTNVAQYAYGLAAFGRQLLAMGLTDMPEVDPDSTIAAALMDMYRSMGDALAQQYGGSAAHNTVFPERQGKWKATTQSREFIKSIKRYYSNTYTDGEKQDAINLFLGYFQPQEGKSPLWELDSDYYLHVHGSAIGEVDPPFPDNCNSETNAKPVGVGITLAPIPACRGDFSRMKLTSFDKLIDRTCSAIKNVRLCKEPDHRPGGSTGNSGVAPDAVEIQLKTPNWLFGQKRYEESGSASKAVKSEIENGASCKEIDVDGYSGLNLLSSVGDNNEEDIFRRYLAMTSVDEASGCYGGTLVLGDPDESSEIYKHYTELCQGPAMEPFEHDLDKEIHYANALRMSTIEVVDDSGVEAEMEAALMDYERIGADLGILPLSCKSFATDPSWLTRWIIGEEKTAKA; this is encoded by the exons ATGGCGAAATCGGATAATTCGAAATCGAAATCGAAGCTCCCTCCTTACGTCGATTCCTCCGCCAATTTCCAACCTTCCAACAACCCCAATTCGTACTCGCTCGAGAAATTTAGACTCTACGAGACTAGACAA AGATTTTATCTAGTCGGGAGTGACAGGAGGAGGAAATTGTTTCGGGTATTGAAGATTGATCGATCAGAGCCGTCTGATCTCAATATTAGTGAGGATCTAGTTGTTTATTCTCCACAAGAAATAAACAACTTGCTTCAGCGAATAGCTGAAGGGAATCGTGCCACTGGGGGCCTAAACTTTGTAGCGAAGGCTTATGGGATTGCAG gttgcaTTAAGTTTCTGGAGTCTTATTATTTGATTCTAGTAACAAAGCGTCGGCAAATAGGATTTATTTGTGGTCATGTGATCTATGGCATAGACGAGAGCCAATTGATTACCATTCCTCATGTATCAGTTCAAACTGATTTGGCTCATTCTAAAGCTGAGATAAG CTTCTCCTGTCCTACTTCACCAGAAAG GTACAAAAAGCTATTATCTAGTGTAGATTTGACTAAAGATTTTTTCTTTAGCTATACATATCCCGTGATGCAAAGCTTGCAAAAGAATGTGATGTCAATTGGTGAAGATAGGATGCCATATGATAACATATTCGTGTGGAATGCATATCTAACACGAGCTATTCGGTCTAGATGTGGTAATGCTATGTGGACAATAGCATTAGTGCATGGAAATTTTAAGCAG ATCAGGTTGTCAATCTTTGGGAGAGGCTTCAGTGTTTCACTGGTTTCCAGACGCTCTCGACATTTTGCCGGTACCCG TTACTTGAAAAGAGGGGTTAATGATATGGGAAGAGTTGCAAATGACGTTGAAACTGAGCAAATTGTCCTTGATGAAGATGCTGGATGTTGCAAGGGGAAAATGAGTTCTGTTGTGCAGATGCGTGGTTCGATTCCCCTTTTCTGGAAACAAGAAGCTTCACAATTAAGTCCTAAACCTGATATAATCT TGCAAAAGTACGATCCTACCTACCAGGCAACGAAATTGCATTTTGAAGACTTGGTGAAGAGATACGGCAATCCCATAATAGTGCTTAATTTGATAAAG ACTGTTGAAAAAAGGCCTAGAGAGATGATGCTGAGGCGTGAGTTTGCCAGTGCAGCTGGGTATCTGAACACAATTCTCCCGAAAGAAAAACAACTTCATTTTATCCATTGGGACTTTCACAAGTTTGCGAAGAG CAAGTCTGCCAATGTTTTGGCTGTTTTAGTTGCTGTGGCAAGTCAAGCACTTGATTTGACTGGTTTTTACTATAGTGGTAAACCTAACACAGTTAAGAGGAGAGCCGACCACCTTAGTCGAACAAGCACCGGAAG GGATGCTTCTCTTAGACATCTAAGAGCTAGTTCAGGAGATCTTGCAAGCATTGGAAGTAATAATGAAAATCTAAATTCTATGATTAATCGGGATAGAGAGAGTGATTCTAGTCAACTGAAAAAACAAGACAAGGTTAGTGCTGAAGGACCAAGTTTTCAAAGTGGAGTTTTACGTACCAACTGCATTGACTGCTTGGATCGTACAAATGTTGCCCAGTATGCCTATGGTCTAGCGGCTTTTGGACGCCAACTTCTTGCAATGGGTCTGACAGACATGCCCGAAGTTGATCCTGATAGTACCATTGCTGCTGCTCTTATGGATATGTATCGAAGTATGGGGGATGCTCTTGCCCAGCAATATGGTGGCTCTGCTGCTCATAACACT GTGTTCCCTGAGAGGCAGGGAAAGTGGAAAGCTACAACTCAATCTAGGGAGTTTATTAAGTCTATCAAGCGATACTACAGCAATACATACACCGATGGTGAAAAGCAAGATGCAATAAATCT ATTTCTTGGTTACTTCCAACCACAGGAAGGGAAATCTCCTCTTTGGGAGTTGGATTCAGACTACTATCTTCATGTCCATGGGAGTGCGATAGGAGAAGTAGATCCCCCCTTTCCAGATAattg CAATTCAGAAACCAATGCTAAGCCTGTAGGAGTTGGAATAACTCTTGCCCCTATTCCAGCTTGCAGGGGGGACTTTTCAAGAATGAAGTTGACATCATTTGATAAATTGATTGACCGGACATGTAGTGCTATAAAGAATGTAAGACTTTGTAAAGAACCTGATCACAGACCAGGTGGCAGTACAGGAAATTCAGGTGTGGCTCCTGATGCAGT TGAAATACAGCTCAAAACCCCAAATTGGCTTTTTGGCCAGAAAAGGTATGAAGAGAGTGGAAGTGCCTCCAAGGCTGTtaaaagtgaaattgaaaatggaGCATCTTGTAAAGAGATTGATGTTGATGGTTACTCGGGATTAAATTTGCTTTCTTCTGTTGGTGATAACAATGAAGAGGATATCTTCCGAAG GTACCTTGCAATGACCTCAGTTGATGAAGCCAGCGGTTGTTATGGTGGTACCCTAGTACTAGGTGATCCAGATGAAAGCAGTGAGATATATAAACATTATACTGAATTATGCCAG GGGCCAGCTATGGAACCCTTTGAGCACGATCTGGACAAGGAGATACACTATGCCAATGCTCTACGCATGAGCACAATTGAAGTTGTAGATGATTCTGGTGTTGAAGCAGAGATGGAAGCTGCCCTGATGGATTACGAACGCATTGGTGCTGATCTTGGAATTTTGCCACTGTCATGCAAGTCCTTCGCCACAGATCCAAGTTGGTTGACAAGATGGATTATTGGGGAAGAGAAGACAGCAAAGGCCTAA